A portion of the Mesobacillus sp. AQ2 genome contains these proteins:
- a CDS encoding 1,4-dihydroxy-2-naphthoate polyprenyltransferase: MQSQLQPSSSPAVDKESWKVWWQLTRPHTLTAAFAPVLLGTALAIENSGGIHWGMFIAMLVASLLIQAATNMFNEYYDFKRGLDNENSVGIGGAIVRHGIKPKTVLNLAFSLYGISVLLGVYICMSTSWWVAAVGVVSLAAGYLYTGGPLPIAYTPFGELVAGFFMGVLIILISFYIQTGTVTPTSVLVSFPSFLLVGAILLANNIRDLDGDKDFGRKTLAILLGRKGAIRLLAGMFIVSYTWVIGLIIAGVVSPWLAIVALSIPKAVKATKGFIGKSNPMQMMPAMAATAKTNTIFGLLLSVGIFISLI, encoded by the coding sequence CACAGTTACAGCCTAGTTCTTCACCAGCAGTTGATAAAGAAAGCTGGAAAGTCTGGTGGCAATTAACCCGTCCTCATACATTGACTGCCGCATTTGCCCCTGTCCTTCTCGGTACTGCTTTAGCCATAGAAAACAGTGGCGGCATCCATTGGGGCATGTTTATAGCCATGCTCGTCGCAAGCCTGTTAATCCAGGCAGCAACAAATATGTTCAATGAATATTATGATTTTAAACGCGGACTGGATAATGAGAATTCCGTTGGGATCGGCGGCGCGATTGTCCGTCATGGCATCAAGCCTAAAACGGTCTTGAACCTTGCTTTCAGTCTATATGGAATATCCGTTTTACTCGGTGTTTATATCTGTATGAGCACAAGCTGGTGGGTCGCAGCTGTCGGGGTTGTTTCCCTGGCTGCCGGTTACCTTTACACAGGCGGTCCGCTGCCAATTGCCTACACTCCTTTCGGTGAGCTTGTCGCTGGATTTTTCATGGGTGTACTGATCATTCTGATCTCGTTTTATATCCAGACTGGCACGGTCACACCTACAAGTGTACTCGTATCATTCCCAAGCTTTTTGCTGGTAGGTGCCATCCTGCTTGCTAATAATATCCGTGACCTTGACGGCGACAAAGATTTTGGGCGAAAAACACTCGCTATCCTGCTTGGAAGAAAAGGGGCAATCCGCCTGCTTGCTGGCATGTTCATCGTGTCATATACATGGGTAATCGGCCTGATCATTGCGGGTGTCGTTTCTCCTTGGCTGGCGATTGTCGCACTAAGCATTCCAAAAGCAGTCAAAGCAACAAAAGGTTTTATCGGAAAGTCCAATCCCATGCAAATGATGCCGGCAATGGCTGCAACAGCAAAGACGAACACGATCTTTGGCCTGCTTTTATCCGTCGGTATTTTCATCAGCTTAATTTAA
- a CDS encoding TraR/DksA C4-type zinc finger protein: MLTKDQLNNLKDTLINEKETLQSQIDQNEEEGYLEGSQREATGELSSYDNHPADSGTELFERSKTLAMDEHHEDQMGKVENALKAIEDGTYGKCVECGKEIPYERLEAIPYTLYCVDHSQEQGVSNDRPAEEDVLEYTHDADFDRRQNEEMADNRNSFDDVAEFGTSETPSDFTRDHEDYNKLYIDNETERGFTEDYESFSATDIEGDDRQVFQSDSEEEYEERLDETGMESELGDIPYKEGDSYVEDEKKDDDK; encoded by the coding sequence ATGCTGACAAAGGACCAGCTCAATAACTTGAAGGACACACTTATTAATGAAAAAGAAACACTTCAATCACAAATAGATCAAAATGAAGAGGAAGGTTACCTCGAAGGCAGCCAGCGGGAGGCAACCGGAGAACTTTCTTCATACGATAACCATCCCGCCGACAGTGGAACAGAACTATTCGAGCGGAGCAAGACCCTTGCGATGGACGAGCATCATGAGGACCAGATGGGCAAAGTCGAAAACGCCCTGAAGGCGATCGAGGATGGCACATACGGAAAATGTGTCGAGTGCGGGAAAGAGATTCCATACGAGCGACTCGAAGCAATTCCATACACTTTATACTGCGTCGATCACTCCCAGGAACAGGGCGTATCAAATGACCGTCCAGCAGAGGAAGATGTATTGGAATACACCCACGATGCAGATTTCGACCGCAGACAGAACGAGGAGATGGCGGACAACAGGAACAGCTTCGATGATGTAGCTGAGTTCGGGACCTCCGAAACACCTTCCGATTTTACCAGGGATCACGAAGACTACAATAAGCTTTATATTGATAATGAAACCGAGCGCGGGTTCACTGAAGACTATGAATCCTTCAGCGCCACAGATATCGAAGGCGATGACAGGCAAGTATTTCAGAGCGACAGCGAAGAGGAATACGAGGAAAGGCTTGACGAAACCGGCATGGAATCGGAGCTTGGCGATATCCCTTATAAAGAAGGAGATAGTTATGTAGAAGACGAAAAAAAGGATGACGATAAATAA
- a CDS encoding GRP family sugar transporter — MSIILALLAALFASFTAILAKIGIEDVDSNLATAVRTVVVVIMAYLMVVITGQTDNIMTVSARSLIFLILSGLTTGLSWLAFFKAIQIGDVSKVVPIDKSSVLLTILLSFIILREPATMPVVAGGIIISIGTFVLIGKKEKKNTERKKVFNMKSYLFLAIMSAVFAALTNILAKIGIEDVDSNVATFIRTVVIIIFAWGIVFFQGTVKELKNISRKSYIFLILSGAATGFSWLCYFAALAIGKVSIVNPIDKFSVVLTMILSFIILKEKPTRSTVAGAVLITIGTGLLIL, encoded by the coding sequence ATGAGTATTATTCTTGCTCTGCTTGCTGCACTTTTTGCTTCTTTTACAGCGATTCTCGCCAAGATTGGCATTGAGGATGTCGATTCCAACCTGGCCACTGCTGTCAGGACTGTGGTGGTCGTTATCATGGCTTATTTAATGGTGGTGATTACAGGGCAGACGGACAATATAATGACAGTATCTGCGAGATCACTGATTTTCCTTATTCTCTCAGGATTGACAACTGGCCTTTCCTGGCTGGCATTTTTCAAAGCAATCCAGATTGGTGATGTTTCCAAGGTTGTCCCGATTGATAAATCAAGCGTATTGCTGACGATCCTGCTTTCTTTCATCATCCTCAGGGAACCTGCTACAATGCCTGTTGTGGCAGGGGGCATCATCATTTCGATAGGTACCTTCGTATTGATTGGAAAAAAGGAAAAGAAAAATACCGAGAGAAAAAAGGTATTCAACATGAAATCGTATCTTTTCCTCGCCATCATGTCTGCTGTTTTCGCAGCGTTGACCAATATTCTCGCAAAAATCGGGATTGAAGACGTCGATTCCAATGTGGCCACCTTCATCCGTACTGTCGTAATCATCATTTTTGCATGGGGAATTGTCTTTTTTCAGGGGACTGTAAAGGAATTGAAGAACATCTCAAGGAAATCATACATCTTTCTAATTCTATCTGGTGCAGCTACAGGCTTCTCCTGGCTTTGTTACTTCGCTGCACTCGCAATCGGAAAGGTAAGTATCGTCAATCCGATCGATAAGTTCAGTGTCGTCCTGACGATGATCCTGAGCTTCATCATACTAAAAGAAAAACCGACACGCTCGACCGTGGCAGGTGCGGTATTGATTACGATTGGCACTGGCTTATTGATCTTGTAA
- a CDS encoding glycogen/starch/alpha-glucan phosphorylase has product MFSSVPKFKTAFLKKLEMMFGTSFEESSSREQFQTLGHMIREHVSSDWIKTNELYRAGVKKQVYYLSIEFLLGRLLRHNLINLGVEEVVCKGLWELGIELDQLEEIEADAGLGNGGLGRLAACFLDSLASLDFPGHGCGIRYKHGLFEQKIVDGYQVELPEQWLRHGHVWEVRKTDDAVEVPFWGEIESRMENGRLVFRHLNAETIMAVPYDLPVIGYQTQTVNTLRLWNAEPSRFPANADIFKYKKDTESVSEFLYPDDTHDEGKILRLKQQYFLVSASLKAIVKSFKKKNKSLLEFHDYVSIHINDTHPAIAVPELMRILMDEEGLGWEDAWHITVQTLSYTNHTTLAEALERWPIRIFQPLLPRIYMIVEEINERFCKVVWEQYPDDWGRVESMAIIAHGEVRMAPLAIVGSHSINGVAKLHTDILKNREMNLFYQFYPERFNNKTNGITHRRWLLKANPGLSGLITDAIGPEWVGAPNKLEELMRYKEDAAFLEKLHDIKQENKERLARRILDKTGIEVDTESIFDVQVKRLHAYKRQLLNVLHIMHLYNALKKDPEALLYPRTFIFGAKASPGYYFAKKVIKLINSVADKVNNDPVTNDKLKVIFLENYRVSLAEEIFPAADISEQISTASKEASGTGNMKFMMNGALTLGTLDGANVEITEMVGRENIFLFGLSAEEVLDYQHNGGYHSLEYYHHDERIREVVDQLVNGFFPDTENHFNEIYDSLLGHNDQYFLLRDFASYAKAHGEVSRKYLNRGDWLQMSLVNIAKSGYFSSDRTIREYADEIWKVQSALKL; this is encoded by the coding sequence ATGTTTTCTAGTGTTCCCAAATTCAAAACCGCTTTCTTGAAAAAACTCGAGATGATGTTTGGAACCAGCTTTGAAGAAAGCTCGAGCCGGGAGCAATTCCAGACTCTCGGGCATATGATCAGGGAGCATGTGAGTTCTGATTGGATCAAAACGAATGAATTATATCGTGCTGGCGTGAAAAAGCAGGTGTATTACCTGTCGATCGAATTCTTGCTTGGGCGGCTGCTCAGGCACAATCTGATCAATTTGGGTGTTGAAGAGGTTGTGTGCAAGGGGCTCTGGGAACTGGGGATCGAGCTTGATCAGTTGGAGGAAATCGAGGCGGATGCCGGTCTTGGCAATGGAGGACTTGGCCGTCTTGCCGCCTGTTTCCTCGATTCACTTGCTTCGCTTGATTTTCCTGGACATGGCTGCGGAATCCGCTACAAGCATGGCTTGTTTGAGCAGAAGATCGTTGATGGCTACCAGGTTGAACTTCCGGAGCAATGGCTGAGGCACGGCCATGTCTGGGAGGTACGCAAGACGGATGATGCAGTGGAAGTACCTTTTTGGGGAGAGATTGAGAGCAGAATGGAAAATGGCCGGCTCGTTTTCAGACATCTGAACGCGGAGACCATCATGGCTGTTCCTTACGATCTTCCTGTCATCGGGTACCAGACTCAGACGGTAAATACCCTTCGTCTTTGGAATGCTGAGCCATCGAGATTTCCTGCAAATGCAGATATTTTCAAATATAAGAAGGATACCGAGTCGGTTTCAGAGTTTTTATACCCGGACGATACCCATGATGAAGGGAAAATACTTCGGCTAAAGCAGCAATATTTCCTTGTCTCAGCGAGCCTGAAGGCGATTGTGAAGTCTTTTAAAAAGAAGAATAAGAGCTTGCTAGAATTCCATGACTATGTGAGCATCCATATCAATGATACACACCCTGCGATAGCGGTCCCCGAATTGATGAGGATCCTGATGGATGAAGAGGGACTAGGCTGGGAAGATGCGTGGCATATTACTGTCCAGACACTTTCCTATACAAACCATACGACCCTGGCAGAGGCGCTTGAACGCTGGCCAATCAGGATATTCCAGCCGCTGCTGCCGCGTATATACATGATCGTCGAAGAGATAAACGAGCGTTTCTGTAAAGTGGTATGGGAGCAATATCCTGACGATTGGGGCAGGGTTGAATCCATGGCAATCATTGCCCATGGCGAGGTCAGGATGGCCCCGCTTGCGATTGTCGGCAGTCACAGCATTAATGGAGTGGCGAAGCTCCATACGGATATCTTAAAAAATCGGGAAATGAACTTGTTTTATCAATTCTATCCAGAGCGATTCAATAACAAGACAAATGGCATCACTCATAGGCGCTGGCTGCTGAAGGCAAACCCTGGATTGTCCGGGTTGATTACCGATGCAATTGGGCCTGAGTGGGTAGGGGCACCGAATAAACTGGAGGAATTGATGCGTTACAAGGAGGATGCAGCCTTCCTGGAAAAACTGCATGACATCAAGCAAGAGAATAAGGAACGGCTTGCAAGGCGGATTTTGGATAAAACAGGGATTGAGGTCGACACAGAATCAATTTTTGATGTCCAGGTAAAAAGGCTCCACGCCTATAAGCGGCAGTTGTTGAATGTGCTGCACATCATGCATCTGTATAATGCGTTGAAAAAAGATCCGGAAGCGCTGTTGTATCCACGGACATTCATTTTTGGCGCCAAGGCTTCACCTGGGTATTATTTTGCCAAGAAGGTCATAAAACTCATTAACAGTGTTGCTGATAAGGTGAACAATGACCCTGTGACGAATGATAAGCTGAAGGTCATTTTCCTCGAAAATTATCGTGTGTCCCTGGCCGAGGAAATTTTTCCGGCAGCGGATATCAGTGAGCAGATATCAACAGCGAGTAAGGAAGCTTCAGGGACAGGAAATATGAAATTCATGATGAACGGGGCTTTGACACTGGGCACACTTGATGGAGCCAATGTCGAGATCACGGAAATGGTTGGCAGGGAGAACATTTTCCTGTTCGGATTGAGTGCAGAGGAAGTGCTGGATTACCAGCATAACGGAGGCTATCATTCGCTGGAGTACTACCACCATGATGAACGGATCCGGGAAGTCGTTGACCAGCTGGTTAATGGATTCTTCCCTGATACAGAAAACCATTTTAATGAAATCTATGATTCCCTGCTGGGGCATAATGACCAGTATTTTTTGCTTAGGGACTTTGCTTCCTATGCTAAGGCACACGGGGAAGTCAGCCGGAAATATTTAAACCGTGGCGATTGGCTGCAGATGAGCCTGGTCAATATCGCCAAATCCGGATATTTCTCCAGCGACAGGACCATAAGGGAATATGCGGATGAAATCTGGAAAGTCCAGTCTGCTTTGAAACTATAG
- the glgA gene encoding glycogen synthase GlgA, which produces MKVLFAVSECVPFIKSGGLADVAGSLPKELKKLGTDVRVILPKYGLIPEKFRSEMKKVKEFTVQLGWRSQYCGIEALEHDGVTFYFVDNEYYFKRDSLYGHYDDGERFSFFSRAVLEFIAESEFYPDVIHCHDWHTGMIPFLLRTEYYKRPGYGLIRSVFTIHNLQFQGIFPREVLGDLLQIDSSYFNEEQLEFYGMANFMKAALISSDYITTVSPTYKDEIQTEYFGEKLDGILRKRNEDLSGIVNGIDHDAYDPESDPGLAANFGVWGLERRVINKLQVQRSFGLSVNDDVPVVAMITRLTKQKGLDLVREVFHEIMATGVQLVVLGTGDPEFEQFFREMAAEYPDQCGVYIGFDENLAHQVYAGSDLFLMPSKFEPCGLSQMIAMRYGSIPIVRETGGLNDTVQPYNEFTGEGNGFTFANFNAHDMLFTIERSLSFYRKREKWLKLMAQAMETDYSWAQSARQYKDLYSDLISRSESHVF; this is translated from the coding sequence GTGAAGGTATTATTCGCAGTATCGGAATGTGTTCCTTTCATCAAGTCAGGAGGCCTGGCAGATGTTGCGGGATCACTTCCGAAGGAACTGAAAAAATTAGGAACGGATGTCAGGGTGATTTTACCGAAATACGGATTGATTCCTGAGAAATTCCGCTCTGAAATGAAGAAAGTGAAAGAGTTTACTGTGCAATTGGGTTGGCGCTCGCAATATTGCGGCATTGAAGCTCTTGAACATGATGGTGTCACCTTCTACTTTGTGGACAATGAATATTACTTCAAGCGGGATAGCCTTTATGGGCATTATGATGATGGGGAGCGTTTTTCCTTTTTTAGCAGAGCGGTGCTCGAGTTCATCGCCGAAAGCGAGTTTTATCCTGACGTGATCCATTGCCATGACTGGCATACCGGAATGATTCCTTTCTTGCTGCGGACAGAGTATTATAAGCGTCCGGGTTATGGATTGATCCGGTCGGTATTCACGATTCATAATCTCCAATTCCAGGGGATTTTCCCTCGGGAAGTGCTGGGTGACCTGCTGCAGATTGACAGTTCTTATTTCAATGAGGAACAGCTGGAATTTTACGGGATGGCCAATTTCATGAAAGCCGCATTGATTTCATCAGATTATATCACAACCGTCAGCCCTACTTACAAAGACGAAATCCAGACTGAGTATTTTGGTGAAAAACTAGATGGAATCCTGAGAAAAAGAAATGAGGATCTTTCCGGGATCGTAAACGGGATCGATCATGATGCTTATGACCCTGAAAGCGATCCTGGCCTGGCCGCCAATTTCGGGGTATGGGGACTAGAAAGAAGAGTGATCAACAAACTGCAGGTACAGCGAAGCTTTGGCCTGTCGGTTAATGATGATGTTCCGGTTGTTGCGATGATCACAAGGCTGACGAAACAAAAAGGCCTTGATTTGGTCAGGGAAGTCTTCCATGAAATCATGGCAACGGGAGTGCAGCTTGTTGTTCTTGGCACCGGTGACCCTGAGTTTGAGCAGTTCTTCAGGGAAATGGCTGCGGAATATCCTGACCAATGTGGCGTATATATCGGCTTTGATGAGAATCTGGCACATCAGGTTTATGCAGGATCCGATTTATTTTTGATGCCATCAAAGTTCGAGCCATGCGGATTGAGCCAGATGATTGCGATGCGCTATGGATCGATCCCGATTGTCAGGGAGACGGGCGGGCTGAACGATACGGTACAGCCATATAATGAATTCACCGGAGAGGGCAATGGTTTTACTTTTGCCAATTTCAATGCCCATGACATGCTCTTTACGATTGAACGGTCACTCTCATTTTACCGTAAGCGTGAAAAATGGCTGAAGCTGATGGCACAGGCAATGGAAACAGATTATAGCTGGGCGCAGTCCGCAAGACAGTACAAAGACTTGTATTCCGATCTCATCTCAAGGAGTGAATCGCATGTTTTCTAG
- a CDS encoding sugar phosphate nucleotidyltransferase translates to MNKRLLGVIDATTVHEDLQELSLHRSVAAIPFGGRYRLIDFILSNMVNSGIESVAIFPKYQYRSLMDHLGSGRNWDLNRKRDGLFFFPASNLNKNYTGIGTLDHFADNIDYFERSTQDYALIANSYTVFNMDFQPLLDWHIESGCDITEVQKNGRSLGIYLVKKTLLMDLIMTRNETGYSNMRDAARDTSSQFQLCYYDYEGYAVMVDTIAKYFSVSMDLLKPEVWKELFPKERPILTKVKDEPPTRYDVDASVRNSMVANGGMIEGTVENSIIGRGVKIGKGTVIRNCIIIQKTQIKENCILDSVIVDKDARIEAGTVITAPADSPAVIRKGAVQGVGSSS, encoded by the coding sequence ATGAACAAACGATTATTGGGAGTAATAGATGCGACAACCGTTCACGAAGATCTCCAGGAACTGTCCCTGCATCGGTCGGTGGCGGCGATTCCCTTTGGCGGGCGATACAGGCTGATAGATTTTATCCTTTCAAACATGGTTAATTCGGGAATCGAGAGCGTGGCGATTTTTCCGAAATACCAGTACCGGTCGCTGATGGACCATTTAGGTTCAGGCAGGAATTGGGACCTCAACCGAAAAAGGGATGGATTGTTTTTCTTCCCTGCATCTAATCTGAATAAAAATTATACGGGAATCGGAACATTGGATCACTTTGCCGATAACATTGATTATTTTGAACGCAGTACGCAGGATTATGCGCTGATAGCGAATTCCTATACGGTTTTCAATATGGATTTCCAGCCGTTGCTTGACTGGCATATCGAATCCGGTTGTGACATTACAGAAGTACAGAAGAATGGAAGGTCGCTAGGAATTTACCTTGTGAAAAAAACTCTGCTGATGGATTTGATCATGACAAGGAATGAAACTGGATACTCGAATATGAGGGATGCTGCCAGGGATACCAGCAGTCAGTTCCAGCTTTGTTATTACGACTATGAAGGCTATGCAGTGATGGTGGATACCATCGCTAAATATTTCAGTGTGAGCATGGATTTGCTGAAGCCTGAGGTTTGGAAGGAGTTATTCCCTAAAGAACGCCCTATTTTAACAAAGGTGAAAGATGAGCCTCCAACCCGCTATGATGTGGATGCATCGGTCCGCAATTCAATGGTCGCCAATGGCGGGATGATTGAGGGGACGGTTGAAAACAGCATCATCGGAAGAGGTGTTAAAATCGGGAAGGGTACAGTGATCCGCAATTGTATCATCATTCAAAAGACACAGATTAAGGAGAATTGTATATTGGACTCTGTAATAGTAGATAAGGATGCAAGAATCGAGGCAGGAACCGTGATTACAGCGCCAGCAGACTCGCCAGCTGTCATCCGTAAAGGGGCAGTACAGGGAGTGGGGAGCAGCTCGTGA
- a CDS encoding glucose-1-phosphate adenylyltransferase produces the protein MQKKKCVAMLLAGGKGSRLHSLTKNLAKPAVPFGGKYRIIDFPLSNCTNSGIHTVGVLTQYQPLLLNSYIGIGSAWDLDRKDGGVTVLPPYAESSEVKWYSGTASAIFQNLNYLDQYDPEYVLILSGDHIYKMNYELMLNYHVEKGADVTISVIEVPWEETNRFGIMNTDSELRITEFEEKPDVAKNNLASMGIYIFKWSVLREYLIRDDQNPESSHDFGKDIIPLLIEENMKLFAYPFKGYWKDVGTVQSLWEANMDLLDKDCELNLFDQSWRIYSVNPNQPPQYICPEGEVSESLVNEGCKIEGEVSKTVVFQGVTVKKGAVVKETVIMPDAVIGHNCVIEKAIVSPGVYVPDGTIIRPDGSCNEITLVSEETIGELQSN, from the coding sequence ATGCAAAAGAAGAAATGCGTGGCAATGCTATTGGCAGGAGGAAAAGGAAGCCGTCTGCACTCACTGACAAAGAATCTCGCTAAACCAGCTGTCCCTTTTGGCGGCAAGTATCGAATCATCGACTTTCCATTAAGTAACTGCACAAACTCGGGCATCCATACAGTCGGTGTATTGACGCAGTATCAGCCGTTATTGCTTAACTCCTATATCGGGATAGGCAGTGCATGGGACCTCGACAGAAAGGATGGCGGTGTGACGGTGCTCCCGCCTTATGCTGAGAGTTCCGAGGTTAAATGGTATTCAGGCACGGCAAGTGCGATTTTTCAGAACCTGAATTATCTTGATCAGTATGATCCTGAATATGTTTTGATTCTTTCGGGTGACCATATTTATAAAATGAATTATGAATTGATGCTCAACTATCATGTTGAAAAAGGGGCTGATGTGACCATTTCGGTCATAGAGGTGCCTTGGGAAGAAACCAATCGTTTCGGGATCATGAATACGGATTCTGAGCTGAGAATTACTGAATTTGAAGAAAAACCGGATGTCGCTAAAAATAATCTGGCTTCGATGGGAATTTATATTTTTAAATGGAGTGTTTTAAGGGAATATCTGATAAGAGATGACCAGAACCCGGAATCCAGCCATGATTTTGGCAAGGATATCATTCCGCTGCTGATCGAGGAAAATATGAAGTTATTTGCCTATCCTTTTAAAGGTTACTGGAAGGATGTTGGTACTGTTCAGAGCCTGTGGGAAGCGAATATGGATTTATTGGATAAGGATTGTGAACTGAACCTATTTGATCAGTCATGGCGGATCTATTCCGTGAACCCGAATCAGCCGCCGCAATATATTTGCCCAGAGGGGGAAGTTTCGGAATCCCTTGTCAATGAGGGCTGCAAGATTGAAGGAGAAGTTTCCAAAACGGTCGTATTCCAGGGTGTGACGGTTAAAAAAGGAGCGGTTGTCAAGGAAACGGTCATTATGCCAGATGCTGTCATCGGCCATAATTGCGTGATTGAGAAGGCGATTGTGTCGCCAGGCGTATATGTCCCTGATGGTACAATTATCAGGCCAGATGGTAGCTGCAATGAAATTACATTAGTATCGGAAGAAACAATTGGTGAATTGCAATCCAATTGA
- the glgB gene encoding 1,4-alpha-glucan branching protein GlgB, which yields MVINPTEFELHLFHEGNLYQSHNLFGAHVMNRGTETYTRFCVWAPNALEVKLVGDFNHWYGENHKFHKVNKEGVWQLALEGDLTGAIYKYEILTAGGGKKLKADPFAFFSEVRPNTASVVYSLDGYKWGDQKWLQKREGRRTLDEPVFIYELHVGSWKKHDDGSFLTYRELADELIPYILSHGYTHIELLPLTEHPLDMSWGYQSTGYFSVTSRYGTPHEFMYFVDMCHQNGIGVILDWIPGHFCKDAHGLYQFDGGYVFEYQRESDRENLVWGTANFDLGKTEVQSFLISSAIFWLEKYHIDGFRVDAVANIIYWPNSVNAANPYGVEFLKKLNKAVREFEPGALMVAEDSTDWPQVTAPVEYSGLGFTYKWNMGWMNDTLKYMEEESHNRKHIHDKVTFSLLYAFSENFVLPFSHDEVVHGKKSLLDKMPGDYWQKFAQLRLLLGFMVAHPGKKLTFMGTEFGQFSEWKDKEQLDWNLFGYEMHEKLNHYTKELIKLYKRSKPLYEIDQSYEGFEWIDADNRDQSVFSFIRKGQNPEDLLVIVCNFTEKVYRDYRIGVPKPGEYREILNSDAEVFGGSGVLNKKVRKAKEIAFHGRPYSIEMSISPFGISVLRPVIKRKGRNNHAKEEMRGNAIGRRKRKPSALTDKESR from the coding sequence TTGGTGATAAATCCAACAGAGTTTGAATTGCATCTGTTCCATGAAGGGAATTTGTATCAGAGTCATAATTTATTTGGTGCGCATGTCATGAATCGAGGAACCGAAACATATACTCGATTTTGTGTGTGGGCTCCAAATGCGCTTGAAGTAAAGCTTGTTGGTGATTTTAATCATTGGTATGGAGAGAATCATAAGTTTCATAAAGTGAATAAGGAAGGTGTCTGGCAGCTTGCCTTAGAGGGTGATCTGACTGGGGCTATTTATAAATATGAGATTTTGACAGCTGGCGGGGGTAAGAAGCTTAAAGCTGATCCGTTTGCTTTCTTCTCGGAAGTGAGGCCAAATACCGCTTCGGTTGTTTATTCCCTTGATGGGTACAAATGGGGTGATCAGAAGTGGCTGCAAAAGAGGGAGGGGCGGCGCACGCTCGATGAGCCAGTGTTCATCTATGAACTGCATGTGGGTTCCTGGAAAAAGCATGATGATGGATCGTTCCTTACATATCGTGAGCTTGCAGATGAGCTGATTCCTTATATTCTTTCACATGGATACACACATATTGAGCTATTGCCTTTAACTGAGCATCCGCTCGACATGTCCTGGGGCTATCAATCCACAGGTTATTTTTCTGTTACAAGCCGTTATGGAACACCACATGAATTTATGTATTTCGTGGATATGTGTCATCAAAACGGGATCGGGGTTATCCTTGACTGGATTCCTGGCCATTTTTGCAAGGATGCCCATGGGCTGTACCAATTTGATGGCGGTTATGTTTTTGAATACCAGCGTGAGAGTGACCGGGAGAACCTGGTTTGGGGAACTGCCAATTTTGACTTGGGAAAAACAGAGGTCCAGAGCTTCCTGATCTCGAGTGCGATTTTCTGGCTGGAGAAATATCATATTGATGGCTTCAGGGTCGATGCGGTTGCGAACATCATTTATTGGCCTAATTCAGTCAATGCAGCCAATCCGTACGGGGTGGAGTTTTTAAAGAAGCTGAATAAAGCAGTGAGAGAGTTTGAACCTGGAGCTTTGATGGTCGCGGAGGATTCGACCGACTGGCCGCAGGTGACGGCTCCAGTGGAGTATAGCGGGCTAGGTTTTACATACAAGTGGAACATGGGGTGGATGAACGACACATTGAAGTATATGGAGGAAGAAAGCCATAACAGGAAGCATATACATGATAAGGTTACGTTCTCCCTGCTTTATGCTTTTTCAGAGAATTTTGTGCTGCCTTTTTCACATGATGAAGTGGTGCATGGAAAGAAATCTCTTCTTGACAAGATGCCAGGCGATTACTGGCAAAAATTTGCGCAGCTGCGGCTATTGCTTGGATTCATGGTCGCGCATCCCGGAAAGAAGCTGACGTTCATGGGAACCGAATTCGGCCAGTTTTCGGAGTGGAAGGACAAAGAACAGCTTGACTGGAATCTGTTCGGTTATGAAATGCATGAAAAATTGAACCATTACACAAAAGAGCTGATCAAACTCTATAAGCGTTCAAAGCCACTGTATGAGATTGACCAGAGCTATGAAGGTTTTGAGTGGATTGACGCGGATAATCGTGACCAGTCGGTTTTCTCTTTTATCCGTAAAGGGCAGAATCCGGAAGATCTGCTTGTCATCGTCTGCAATTTTACCGAGAAAGTTTACCGTGACTATCGGATTGGTGTCCCGAAGCCCGGGGAATATCGGGAAATTTTAAATAGCGATGCCGAGGTTTTCGGGGGTTCAGGCGTGTTGAATAAAAAAGTGCGAAAAGCAAAGGAAATAGCTTTCCATGGAAGGCCATATTCTATAGAGATGAGTATTTCTCCATTCGGAATCTCAGTTTTACGTCCTGTTATTAAAAGAAAGGGGAGAAACAATCATGCAAAAGAAGAAATGCGTGGCAATGCTATTGGCAGGAGGAAAAGGAAGCCGTCTGCACTCACTGACAAAGAATCTCGCTAA